From the genome of Pelobates fuscus isolate aPelFus1 chromosome 6, aPelFus1.pri, whole genome shotgun sequence, one region includes:
- the LOC134566199 gene encoding uncharacterized protein LOC134566199 encodes MAPRCSEKTDPPDLQPYDTINIKPETWNSHTRKYTLSEDPTTPKEDPKRVTMTSVVLKTFLILSGLISLTYSQNCKWLRPQQMYLNRKILQSFNQMSLLEITSGTCPQNSTVVPNIDDLYNISQVEEAAIAARDVTNQTIRFYKRNHQKLQCDEKAWERVEMLLYYQLNLLDDCIPEGAENPQFQLNISEYFISLQKIVNEEVDTCARTVVQINIKRNLQLAALLSSRMRRKHLLKNISVL; translated from the exons ATACTATAAATATTAAGCCTGAGACATGGAACTCACATACAAGAAAGTACACTCTAAGCGAGGACCCTACAACGCCAAAGGAAGATCCAAAGAGAG TAACAATGACTTCAGTCGTTTTAAAGACATTCCTCATCTTGTCAGGTCTAATCTCCCTCACCTATTCCCAAAACTGCAAATGGCTTCGTCCTCAACAGATGTATTTGAACAGGAAGATCCTTCAAAGCTTCAACCAAATG AGTCTTCTTGAAATAACTTCTGGAACTTGCCCACAAAATTCTACAGTGGTTCCTAATATTGATGATCTCTACAACATCTCACAG GTTGAAGAAGCTGCTATCGCTGCTCGTGACGTTACAAACCAAACAATCCGGTTctataaaagaaaccatcagaaaCTCCAGTGCGATGAGAAGGCCTGGGAAAGAGTGGAGATGCTTCTCTATTACCAGCTAAATCTGCTAGATGACTGT ATCCCAGAAGGTGCAGAGAATCCACAGTTTCAACTAAACATATCAGAATATTTCATTTCATTACAGAAGATTGTAAATGAAGAG GTGGATACATGTGCTCGTACCGTTGTTCAAATAAACATCAAGAGGAATTTACAACTGGCTGCCCTACTATCCTCTCGAATGAGAAGAAAGCATCTCCTGAAAAACATCTCTGTGCTCTAA